One Pseudobutyrivibrio xylanivorans genomic window, TTGTAAGCTCTTGTCTTCCACTAAGTGGAACCTCTGGCTCAGTAATCTCTGTTGCATCACCTTCATCATCTACAGCTTCATCATCTACAGCTTCACCAGTCTGAGCTACCGCTGCTTCCGAATCGGCATCACCTGCCTGAACTCTATTATTATTAACTGGAAGATTTTCAACGGTCTGTCTTGGGATCACCTGATAGATAGGCTCCGCAGCACCCTGAACTGTACTATAGTTAACTGTCTCAGAATTTCTATAAACAGTTTTTCCAACATTCTTAGTATAGATAAAATCTACAACCTGATTAGCAACCAACGCTTTGATGTGAATGTTATCAGTATTTGAAACATAGCCATCGATATATCTGTGAGGAACATAAACCTCTTCACCTTCAGCACCGTAATAGGTTGCGTCATCTAAAAGTCTGTTTCCTGACTCATCTATGAATCGAACTGTGTAAGGAACAACTTCTCCAACACCATAGGCGATTACATAAGTCTCATCCTGAGTAACTGTAAATGCTGAGCTTGAAACAGTGTCATTGCTTCCGCTTCTTCTCATTCCCTTTACATAATACTTGGAATAATAAACTTCATTTCCCGCCTCATCTTCTGTAGTAACAGGAGAAATCTCAACCTTTACCTTTGGATCAAAGATAAATTCATCACCGTAATTCAGTCCGCCAACTGTGATGCAATCTGAATCTGTACCGACGAATTTGGCACCTTCCTCACCTGTTCCTCCGAGGATAATTTTGATTGTGTAGGTATAAGGCTGGCTCTCTGCAGCCTTTGCAGCCATAGGAAAAGTAGCCGCTAAACCAAGCACTAAAGTCATCGATAATATTAAGCCAGTAATCTTATTTATCCTCTTCATATCAGGCTACCTCCTTCCTACCTTTCTTTGAAATAATGAAATACCATCCTATTAGAACCATTCCGACTAATAATCCAGCTGTGCATCCAACAAGTGGAACAATTGAATCACCTGTCTGTGGGCTTCCACCTGCCAGTGGTGTCGTCGGCTCGTCGATTGCAATTACCTGCTGTCCACCAGGTATTGTATAAACTTCATTTCTTGTAACTGTATTGTTTATCACCTTATCCTGAGGTTGCTCTGCTTTTTCAACACCAAACTTCACATCCAGTGTTGCCAGCTTGTACATGTAAGCATTATCCTGAGAGTTTCCATCAAGATTAATCTGAATTGTTACTGTACCAGCGCCACCATTATTCAGCGTTCCAAGTGGGAAGAAGGCTTCCTTACCCTCTGCCAGATTACTTTTCACCTGATTAAGACCTTTTACAGTACTTTCACCACCTAAAACATCACTGTCAAAGATGATTGTTTCCTTTCCATCTACTGTATAGGAAACTTTATAAGAATATGCGCCGCCAGTGGCTGAACTTGCAGAACCATCTGCACTCTTATCCTCCAGTGAATTAATGATATCTGTTGAAAGATAAAAGTTTGTAGCATCTGCTGATGTGTTTTTGTATCCAACTGAGTATGTAATCACATCACCAGGCATTACATCTGTAATTGTATTTTTACTAACATCGTAGGTGGACTCCAACTTGCTGCCATTATAGGTCACGTCCCAGCTTGCACTTTGTGTCTTGGCCTCTGCCGAAATCATTGTGGATGTAAGTCCTGCTACTGTCAGTGCCAGAGCAAGGACTAAATTTAATATTTTATTTTTCATCGCTTGCCCCTTCTCCTACTCTGTAGGCTTTCCATCAATAGTAATAATGTTTCCATCATCCGCTGCTGAGCAGGTTGCCTTAACACCCCAGGCTGCATAGATTGCATCCTCTGAGTTATGGGTCTGAACTGCGTCAGCTGTAAGCTGAATGTATACCGATTCTCCATTGTAAGTGTATTCATTTACGATGGATGCTTCGGTTTCAGTAGTTGTAACAAATGATGTTACGGAATTGTCTACTGTAATTCCTTCCAGGAACTGTGCCTCATTACCACAGGCCAGAGGTGAAGTCATGTAGTAAACTGCTCTTTCAGGAGTTGATTCTGAATCATTCAAATACCAGCCATCAGCAATGTCCAATTTTATAAGTGAAGGATCAAGGTTTGTATTCTTCCCGTTTTCATCACTCCAGCTTTTTCTAACAACCACTCTCACATATTCACTATAGCCAGTGTCTGCATTGGAGTTATTCACTACCTTCACATCTTCCTCATATCGTTTTCCGATTTTGAAGGAATCGTCCTTCTGAATCTCTGGAAACTGAAGACCTTGTGTATCACTCAACGAAACATATTCACCATCTACATTTTCCATCAAATTCACTGAAAAGATTGCTGTTGAAAAATTCACTCTCTCAGCTGCAGTCTGATAAACCATTGCGGCCCGTGTAGCTGTGGCTGTGCTTGTACCAATCACCAGAATTCCAAGTGCCAAGAGTAACACAGGACTTTTATATAATTTTCTCATACCTGCTCCTCCTTACTGTGCTGGTGTTGTATCTGATTCCTGAACTTCTGTGGCAGGTGCTTCCTGCTGTGTCCTTGAGATCTTTGCATTCCAATCAGCTGATGGATTTCCCGCTTCGTCATATAAAACCTTGGTTGCTTCCTGAACAATTACTACGTTGAAATCATAATCCGAATTACTTGTGATATGAATCTTCAACTCTGTTTCAGTAGCCTCGCCTGGTGAAACCGGTTTGCTGTAGTAATAGAAATCTCCATCTCCTTTACTCCAGCCTTCAGCCAACTGTGGTGTCAATGTGCAGGTCTCTGGAGCAATCGCCTTCGCTCTGACGAAAATGTCATAATCTCCGGTATTCTTAATGGTAATGCTCTTCGTCATTCCCTCAACCTTTTCATCGATTCCAGGTTTGCCATCACCAATCTTCAGATCGAATTTTCCAGAAGTCTCTACGGTGTCTGTGAAGTAAGCTATGGCTGGCCTTACTGCTGAGATGCTAAGGACTATTGCGGCTGCAGCAACTAAACTTAATCCAATTCTTTTCATACTTAGTTACCTCACTCTCTCACTGTGGAATTCTGTTGAACTGCTCAACCTTGTTTCCATCCTTATCTATCCAAAAGATTGTTCCATCATCCACTACGAAGTTATTCTCTGCTGCGATTCCGCCAATTATCAGCTTATCGTTGTATTTATTTTCGAATTCTACAACCTGTGGTTCATCAGCAGATATGATTGCTGTTTTGGTATCGCCACCAACTGTATCGTAGCTTGAACCTGTGTAGGTTTCTGTTACTGTAACCTGTGCCTGAGCTGGAAGCTTATCAATTGTTCTTGATCTTGTGCCAGCTGCTGTAAAATCGATGGTATATACATTACTGAAAACAGTCTCATCATCTATCTTTGCTGTTACTGTATATACGAAGCTCTGTCCCTGAAGTGATGCATTGAAATTATCTAACGTCTTTTTGATTTCAAGACTTCCGTATCTTTCATATGCCTGAGACTTTAGATTAAATACTGATGTATAATCCCATGCATCTGATTGACCTCTGCCAAACTTGATATAGTCACTTGTTGGTGCACATATAATATATGGTGTGAACTTGTAGCTATATCTTTCATCCATAGCTTCTCTTGGAATGTAAAGATATATGCCTGCGCCATTTTCAATGTTCTGGCTCACTGATGATTGCTGGTTGCTCCGATCTAAAGTCATGACCATATCTGGCTCAAGGTCAGTTGCCTTTGTCACTGCCTTTTCAACTATGCTTGTCTTGACCTGCTCAACTGATACCTCTACGTCAGAATTATCAATGAGATTATTAAGAATAGTTAAATCAATTCCGGCATCAGCAAATCTTCCATCCAAGCTTGGCT contains:
- a CDS encoding DUF5979 domain-containing protein, which translates into the protein MNKKHFWKKKIVGIFLAAAMVASILTAHQLMAAPRVETDRTVTLTALVDLKDGSVFASEYAGKVEIEIYKLATLSEVGKPSLDGRFADAGIDLTILNNLIDNSDVEVSVEQVKTSIVEKAVTKATDLEPDMVMTLDRSNQQSSVSQNIENGAGIYLYIPREAMDERYSYKFTPYIICAPTSDYIKFGRGQSDAWDYTSVFNLKSQAYERYGSLEIKKTLDNFNASLQGQSFVYTVTAKIDDETVFSNVYTIDFTAAGTRSRTIDKLPAQAQVTVTETYTGSSYDTVGGDTKTAIISADEPQVVEFENKYNDKLIIGGIAAENNFVVDDGTIFWIDKDGNKVEQFNRIPQ